A genome region from Cucumis sativus cultivar 9930 unplaced genomic scaffold, Cucumber_9930_V3 scaffold38, whole genome shotgun sequence includes the following:
- the LOC116405866 gene encoding E3 ubiquitin-protein ligase UPL6-like codes for MNDYFISQAVIENTRANDIHKRVPFLVPFTSRVKIFTTQLAAARQRNGSLAVFARNRFRIRRNHILEDAFSQMSALSEVDLQGSIRVSFVNEFGVEEAGIDGGGIFKDVMENITRAAFDVQYGLFKQIADHLLYPNPGSGMIHEQHLQFFHFLEVLLAKVMFEGTLVDILFATFFLSKLKQKYDSKVLIF; via the exons ATGaatgattatttcatttcacag gcAGTGATAGAAAATACCAGAGCAAATGATATACACAAGCGAGTTCCCTTTTTAGTACCGTTTACTAGCAGGGTTAAGATTTTCACT ACACAACTAGCAGCAGCTAGGCAAAGGAATGGATCTCTTGCTGTTTTTGCCAGAAACCGGTTTAGAATTCGACGAAATCATATATTGGAAGATGCTTTCAGTCAGATGAGTGCATTGTCTGAAGTTGATCTTCAAGGATCG ATACGTGtgtcttttgttaatgaatttggAGTTGAGGAGGCAGGAATTGATGGTGgtggtatttttaaagatgtcaTGGAGAACATTACACGGGCAGCCTTTGACGTGCAGTATGGTTTATTTAAG CAAATTGCTGACCATTTGCTCTACCCCAATCCTGGTTCGGGAATGATACATGAGCAACATCTccagtttttccatttcctcgaAGTTCTTTTGGCAAAG GTCATGTTTGAAGGAActcttgttgatatactttttgcaacattcttcttgagcaagttaaaacagaa